The region GTAATCGTTGAAGCAAGTCTTCTTCTGCAAACTTACTTTTTCGGGAAGCCCTTATCTTTTGAGCGGAATTGGGGTTCACATTCGCTGAAGTTGGTTTACTGCCAGATTCACTTAGTGCCGATTGTTGTTTCTTCTTGCTCAAACCTATGGTTATTTATGACAAATTTATGAATTCGATCTTTGGGAGCCTTGTTTTTGCTTGGTATATTCAGGCCTAATTAATTAAATTTAAATAACGATGAAAAATTTGTATAAAACAACGGTAACTACCAAAGGAGCAAGAAAAGGCCACGCCAAAAGTGATGACGGCTTACTGGATGTTCAATTAAGCGTCCCTAAGTCTATGGGCGGCGAAGGCGGTGATTTCACCAATCCCGAGCAATTGTTTGCAGCTGGTTATTCTGCTTGTTTTGGAGGTGCGTTGCAGGTGGTAGCTAAAAAACACAATATAGAATTAGGCGAAGACCTTAGTGTGAGTGCAGTAGTAAAATTAGGGCAAACTGAAGATGAAAATTTGCAACTTGCAGTAGTTTTAGATTGTTTTTTACCCGGCGTTGATGTAGAAACCGGTGAGAAACTTGTTAATGAAGCGCACGAAATTTGTCCTTATTCTCGTGCAACAAGAGACAATATAGATGTAACGCTTAACCTTTTAGTAGACGAAGACTAAGGTGAAATTTTTGAAATTTCGTTATCGTCATGCTGAACTTGTTTCAGCATCTAAGACTTTAAGAAATTAGACCCCGAACCAAGTTCAGGGTGACTTAAATTATAAACCTCACAGGGTTTTAAGACCCTGTGAGGTTTAATTTTTTATGCCTTTTCAGGTTTTATAGGAACACTAACCAGCGTTTCATCCCAGGCTAAATTTAGAAGTATAAACTCATTTTTTTGATTAAAAGCTATGGTAAACTGTTCCATAGTTCGTTTTAAATCTTTGGTGGGGACTTCCAGTAC is a window of Salegentibacter salegens DNA encoding:
- a CDS encoding organic hydroperoxide resistance protein; protein product: MKNLYKTTVTTKGARKGHAKSDDGLLDVQLSVPKSMGGEGGDFTNPEQLFAAGYSACFGGALQVVAKKHNIELGEDLSVSAVVKLGQTEDENLQLAVVLDCFLPGVDVETGEKLVNEAHEICPYSRATRDNIDVTLNLLVDED